In one window of Drosophila ananassae strain 14024-0371.13 chromosome XR, ASM1763931v2, whole genome shotgun sequence DNA:
- the LOC26515412 gene encoding uncharacterized protein LOC26515412 gives MQRLGPKLSFLITETKSIENHSARFLYLVYVFRQRFIIDLRNYFLFIFKSFVSTLVFIWILYILCQYDYKRFEQNAAFPIPHPSNGIMFFQQNALSRQLLAAGRQYIMQGAKEVGADLDIYEYIRHYMVDHRMLSDINILTGVIFTEKKVAILFNDKRKYIVPNGLAHLMNSLAFGFVGPDTKIIVKMELLQFSTVQGPIAQNNVNSINLVLATSINFCFCFIWTFPLLFINLNKSSRPYNTELCAGMRISVLILAFFIYDSLSSMLGLIPLNISILFFQWDALMDSEIFLLCHFWDWYMCP, from the exons ATGCAAAGACTAGGACCAAAGCTTAGTTTTCTCATCACCGAAACGAAGTCGATCGAAAATCATAGCGCAAGATTTTTGTACTTAGTTTATGTGTTCCGCCAGAGATTCATCATAGatttaagaaattattttttatttatcttcaAAAGCTTTGTATCCACATTGGTATTTATTTGGATTCTATATATTCTGTGTCAATATGACTATAAACGGTTTGAACAAAATGCAGCTTTTCCTATTCCTCATCCCAGCAATGgaataatgttttttcaaCAAAATGCTTTAAGTCGTCAACTACTTGCAGCTGGTCGACAATATATTATGCAAGGAGCTAAGGAGGTTGGAGCAGATTTGGATATTTATGAATATATTCGCCATTATATGGTTGATCACAGAATGCTTTcagatataaatattttaacaggTGTCATATTTACAGAAAAGAAAGTTGCAATTTTATTCAATGACAAACGAAAATATATTGTACCAAATGGTCTTGCCCATTTAATGAATTCTCTTGCTTT tgGATTTGTGGGTCCTGATACaaaaattattgttaaaaTGGAGCTGTTGCAGTTTTCTACTGTTCAAGGTCCAATTGCTCAAAACAATGTCAATAGTATTAATTTGGTTTTAGCTACTTCAATAAACTTCTGTTTTTGCTTTATCTGGACATTTCCCCTTCTGTTTATCAACTTAAATAAGAGTAGTCGTCCTTACAATACAGAATTATGTGCAGGGATGCGAATAAGCGTTCTTATATTGGCCTTTTTCATATATGATTCACTTTCTTCTATGCTTGGTCTAATCCCATTGAATATTtccattcttttttttcaatgGGATGCACTAATGGAtagtgaaatatttt TGCTATGTCATTTCTGGGATTGGTATATGTGTCCTtag
- the LOC116656459 gene encoding probable ABC transporter ATP-binding protein NosF — MSVFFGLKSVLKHINFMLDRFQVLSIFGGNGSGKSVLLKSILGILRPSSGHVSSSNKGQTPYNNPKAHIFIGYCSQEADIIESLTILETIYILLRIRRFYGMSLKSEALELCKAFNLFSHRFSLAVTCSRGIKKLLSIAIALMSNSNLILVDDPFSYLDVINQNTIHYLIQELCSRGHSVIYTCSDTESSSLSLQIAAISRLGLAAFGERQHLQPNFYSSYYVIETRIYIKEPENFSYFHLENVPKPMKQEELDPLLLLDSTNSGSNISSGIGKDTSDKLKYLKVCDLIETIFPHAIIKYISLPNVCFWLSSHIYSMSQVLKILHEYRHNFYSYSISQPSVSTAYLQISSHSVHKKSYSYP, encoded by the exons ATGAGCGTTTTTTTTGGACTTAAGTCCGTGCTTAAGCATATCAATTTCATGTTGGATCG ctttcaAGTACTTAGTATTTTTGGAGGTAATGGGTCTGGAAAATCGGTCCTGCTTAAGtcaattttaggaattttacgTCCTAGCTCAGGTCACGTAAGCTCCTCAAATAAGGGACAAACTCCGTATAATAATCCTAAAGCTCACATCTTCATTGGCTATTGCTCACAAGAGGCAGACATTATCGAATCATTAACCATTCTTGAAACTATTTATATATTGCTCAGAATTCGCCGCTTCTACGGAATGAGCTTAAAAAGTGAAGCATTGGAATTATGTAAAGCTTTCAATTTATTTAGTCACCGATTTAGTTTAGCTGTTACCTGTAGTCGTGgaataaaaaaacttttaagtaTTGCAATAGCCTTAATGAGCAATTCTAATCTTATTTTAGTAGATGACCCTTTTTCGTACCTTGATGTGATTAATCAAAATACTATTCATTATTTAATTCAAGAATTGTGTAGTCGCGGTCATTCTGTTATTTATACATGCTCGGATACTGAATCGTCTTCCTTGTCTCTGCAAATAGCTGCTATTAGTCGACTTGGCTTGGCTGCTTTTGGTGAACGTCAGCATTTACAACCGAATTTTTATTCTTCTTATTACGTCATTGAAACCAGAATATATATTAAGGAGCCTGaaaattttagttattttcATTTGGAAAATGTTCCGAAACCTATGAAACAAGAAGAACTTGATCCACTTTTATTGTTGGATTCGACAAATAGTGGAAGTAATATTTCATCTGGTATAGGCAAAGATACTtcagacaaattaaaatacttGAAAGTTTGCGATCTTATAGAAACCATTTTTCCACATGCCATTATAAA GTATATAAGCCTTCCGAATGTATGCTTTTGGTTGTCCAGTCATATATATTCCATGTCGCAAGTTCTAAAAATACTTCACGAGTATAGGCACAACTTTTATTCCTATTCAATATCTCAGCCATCAGTAAGCACTGCCTATCTTCAAATTTCTTCTCATTCAGTACATAAAAAATCTTATTCATATCCTTAA